In Brevibacillus brevis, a genomic segment contains:
- a CDS encoding polysaccharide deacetylase family protein, whose product MRKKRITALDVSKKNRRKAVRTIGQFAILLAVGAILYQAVFDPNQYVEPDRTAWHNDKGFIAISYFGVGRTGTPKLIAQEHLDEQLKALKDQGYVTISQQDVLDFYKEKKPLPDKALFLAFEDGRNDSHLFAQPLLEKYNDKATALSYANKMGNSDHKFLQPNDLLKMKESGYWELGTNGYRLTYINIFDRQGRFVGVRDENEMTAKGDVAYYNHYLMDFIRDANMIPVEDRAQMEARISHDYQEMNEVYTKTLGFVPQVYMIMHANTLYNGMNRLVSDVNDTNIRQLFAMHFNREGTAYNTSKDSLYDLTRLQAAPYWYTNHLLMKIQKDTQQKVRFERGDELQAEQWERLSGADEYKGNKLVLTSPPGGSGMLFLKNSENQRNLHISAKLEGNVVGEQSVYVRFDRAKDAYVRVTLRDNELTVEEKRPGGAVTELATVKLNEISWRPEDLSYDKATVYTNAQTAAGAKEEDEGYPVNIQNTRMLDIRVSGDQLNVSVDGKQWISQSFDRGLEKGGVALESAYSEKNKKDDIYDAVFTDLQISELSGADGKEVMLFHNSYTGWEKVVNAVKRGWNVCIDWVMDTF is encoded by the coding sequence ATGAGGAAAAAACGAATCACCGCCCTGGACGTTTCCAAAAAAAATCGCCGGAAAGCGGTTCGCACCATCGGTCAGTTCGCTATCCTGCTGGCTGTGGGAGCCATCCTGTACCAAGCCGTGTTCGATCCAAATCAATACGTGGAACCGGATCGTACGGCCTGGCACAATGACAAAGGCTTTATCGCCATTTCCTACTTTGGGGTCGGGCGGACAGGCACTCCAAAGCTGATCGCGCAGGAGCATTTGGACGAGCAGCTGAAGGCGCTGAAAGATCAAGGATACGTAACGATTTCCCAGCAGGACGTTCTCGATTTCTACAAGGAGAAGAAGCCGCTTCCCGATAAAGCGCTCTTTTTGGCTTTCGAAGACGGGCGAAACGACTCTCATCTGTTCGCCCAGCCCCTGCTGGAAAAGTACAATGACAAGGCGACGGCGTTGTCCTACGCCAATAAGATGGGGAACAGCGACCACAAATTTCTTCAGCCGAACGATCTGTTGAAGATGAAGGAGTCGGGGTATTGGGAGCTCGGGACGAACGGCTACCGGCTTACGTACATCAATATCTTCGATCGGCAGGGGCGTTTTGTCGGCGTCCGGGACGAAAACGAGATGACGGCAAAGGGCGATGTGGCGTATTACAACCATTACCTGATGGACTTCATACGGGACGCCAACATGATCCCGGTGGAAGACAGAGCGCAGATGGAAGCCCGGATCAGCCATGACTACCAGGAGATGAACGAGGTATACACGAAGACGCTGGGCTTTGTGCCGCAGGTGTACATGATCATGCACGCCAATACGTTGTACAACGGGATGAACCGATTGGTTTCCGACGTGAATGACACGAATATTCGTCAGCTGTTTGCCATGCACTTCAACAGGGAGGGCACGGCTTACAATACCAGCAAGGACAGCCTGTACGACCTGACCAGACTTCAGGCCGCTCCGTATTGGTACACGAACCATCTGCTGATGAAGATCCAGAAGGATACACAGCAAAAAGTGAGGTTCGAAAGGGGCGACGAGCTTCAGGCCGAGCAATGGGAGCGATTGAGCGGGGCGGATGAGTACAAGGGGAACAAGCTGGTGCTGACTTCGCCGCCAGGGGGAAGCGGCATGCTGTTTCTCAAGAACAGCGAGAATCAGCGCAATCTGCACATCTCAGCCAAGCTGGAAGGCAACGTCGTCGGAGAGCAGAGCGTATACGTTCGTTTTGACCGAGCCAAAGACGCGTATGTGCGAGTGACGCTTCGCGATAACGAATTGACAGTGGAAGAGAAGCGGCCGGGCGGTGCTGTCACGGAGCTGGCGACGGTCAAATTAAATGAAATCAGCTGGCGTCCGGAAGATTTGTCCTACGACAAGGCGACTGTGTACACCAATGCCCAGACGGCTGCGGGAGCCAAGGAAGAAGACGAAGGTTATCCGGTCAATATCCAGAACACCCGCATGCTCGACATCCGGGTCAGCGGCGATCAACTCAACGTATCGGTGGATGGCAAGCAGTGGATCAGCCAGAGCTTCGATCGTGGCTTGGAGAAGGGCGGCGTAGCGCTGGAGTCCGCGTACAGCGAGAAAAACAAAAAGGACGACATATACGACGCCGTATTTACGGATCTGCAAATCTCGGAGCTGTCAGGTGCAGACGGCAAGGAAGTCATGCTGTTTCACAATTCGTACACCGGATGGGAAAAGGTGGTAAACGCAGTCAAGCGTGGATGGAACGTTTGCATCGATTGGGTCATGGACACATTTTGA